The Microcoleus sp. AS-A8 genome window below encodes:
- a CDS encoding LysE family translocator produces MTFSSIVALFSAMVVLAAIPSVSVLAVSTRSATSGFIHGIFTSLGIVLGDIIFIIIAIWGLSLLAETMGSLFVLIKYLGGAYLILLGIGLCRSKFKDIKTEEIVKSSLMSSFLTGLFITLGDQKATLFYLGFFPAFLDISKISYFDTGLIIAITTVAVGGVKLGYAFMADKARLLISSPIRKGMNMAAGCVMISVGVFLVTKV; encoded by the coding sequence ATGACATTTAGCAGTATTGTTGCATTATTCAGTGCCATGGTTGTTCTGGCTGCTATTCCCAGCGTTAGTGTATTGGCTGTCTCCACAAGATCCGCTACATCTGGATTTATTCATGGTATTTTCACCAGCCTAGGGATAGTTCTTGGTGACATCATTTTCATAATAATAGCCATCTGGGGTTTATCGCTTCTTGCTGAAACGATGGGAAGCCTATTTGTCCTAATAAAATACCTTGGTGGCGCTTATCTTATATTGTTGGGAATAGGGCTATGTAGGTCAAAATTCAAGGATATAAAGACGGAGGAGATTGTTAAATCCTCTTTAATGTCCAGTTTTCTGACTGGGCTATTTATTACATTAGGCGATCAAAAAGCAACCTTATTTTATCTTGGTTTTTTTCCAGCTTTTCTTGATATTTCAAAAATATCTTATTTTGACACCGGCCTCATCATAGCAATTACTACAGTAGCCGTAGGCGGCGTAAAACTTGGTTATGCATTCATGGCGGATAAAGCTAGATTACTTATTAGTTCCCCAATAAGAAAAGGAATGAACATGGCCGCTGGCTGTGTAATGATTTCTGTTGGAGTATTTTTAGTAACAAAGGTTTAA
- a CDS encoding transposase, producing MPERRIPLQTGNFYHIYNRGKNHQAIFFERENYLYFLRLVRQHLTSNGVDVVAYCLMPNHYHFLVYLRDETLSNAMKSLSLSYTKAINQRFNRVGVLFQGRFQSIHVDRTDYLVNLSRYIHLNPVKVGLVQQAGEWEFSSYLEYAGLRRGTLPKTELLETLIEGELTYQQFLADYKLPNSIGFKRLLLDE from the coding sequence ATGCCCGAAAGACGGATTCCACTTCAGACCGGGAACTTTTACCATATCTACAATCGGGGGAAGAATCACCAAGCGATTTTTTTCGAGCGAGAGAACTATCTTTATTTTCTGCGATTAGTGAGGCAGCATCTCACAAGTAATGGAGTAGATGTTGTTGCTTACTGTCTCATGCCCAATCATTACCATTTTTTGGTTTACCTGAGAGATGAAACCCTGTCTAATGCCATGAAATCGCTCTCACTCTCCTACACAAAAGCTATTAATCAACGGTTCAATCGGGTTGGGGTATTATTTCAGGGGCGGTTTCAAAGTATCCACGTTGACCGAACCGATTATCTGGTTAATCTCTCACGCTATATCCATCTCAATCCGGTGAAAGTAGGACTGGTGCAGCAGGCTGGAGAATGGGAGTTTTCAAGTTATTTGGAATATGCAGGATTACGCAGAGGAACGTTACCCAAGACAGAGTTACTCGAAACACTGATTGAGGGAGAATTAACTTATCAGCAGTTTTTAGCAGATTATAAATTGCCCAATAGCATTGGTTTTAAACGGCTACTGCTGGACGAGTAG
- a CDS encoding ribonuclease D, whose product MPYFTKSNEIKLRISEYAQAEILWIDTEVADYKTDSPRLSLIQVLEHSTPLSGDYQALLTMAEKVSILDVLDQPSLIAEFIEQIMLNPAIEKVFHKASYDLNLLGKSKAKNVTCTFEMAKKIPYYLLPVPNHQLKTLAEQLCHLPPLDKTEQGSDWGRRPLSANQLHYAKMDAVYVAQVHHRLLQISEPDPATEDIEALTLRYRQIEHRWKQLDTEMSQLKERLKTAMDAQKVKEIKGFKLTSQKRTTKKVPFSPLARMTQEMGIELDLSVTLTKQLQKELGDAIAQLPVEEETTNILQLKVTEQDEEELPF is encoded by the coding sequence ATGCCATACTTTACAAAATCTAACGAAATTAAGCTCAGAATTTCTGAGTATGCTCAAGCTGAAATCCTTTGGATAGATACAGAAGTCGCTGACTATAAAACCGATTCTCCCAGACTATCTTTAATTCAAGTTTTAGAGCATTCGACTCCTCTGAGTGGCGATTATCAAGCGCTGCTGACAATGGCAGAAAAAGTCTCAATATTAGATGTTCTCGATCAGCCCTCACTTATCGCTGAGTTCATCGAGCAAATTATGCTCAATCCTGCCATTGAAAAGGTTTTCCATAAGGCTAGCTATGACCTTAATTTGTTGGGAAAAAGCAAGGCTAAAAATGTTACCTGTACTTTTGAAATGGCTAAAAAAATTCCTTACTACCTTCTGCCTGTTCCTAATCACCAGCTCAAAACCTTAGCCGAGCAACTCTGTCATTTACCCCCATTGGACAAGACGGAACAAGGGAGTGATTGGGGGCGGCGTCCCCTCAGTGCAAATCAACTGCATTATGCCAAAATGGACGCTGTTTATGTGGCTCAAGTACACCATCGATTGTTGCAGATCAGTGAACCTGATCCAGCAACAGAAGATATCGAAGCACTTACTCTGAGGTATCGGCAAATTGAGCATCGATGGAAGCAGTTGGATACTGAAATGAGCCAACTTAAAGAACGTCTCAAGACAGCGATGGATGCACAAAAAGTTAAAGAAATCAAGGGTTTTAAGTTAACAAGTCAAAAGCGAACCACCAAAAAAGTACCCTTTAGCCCCTTGGCAAGAATGACGCAAGAGATGGGGATTGAGTTGGATTTATCGGTAACGCTGACCAAGCAACTTCAGAAGGAATTAGGAGATGCGATCGCACAGCTCCCAGTAGAAGAAGAAACCACAAATATTTTGCAGTTGAAAGTCACAGAGCAGGATGAAGAAGAATTACCCTTTTAA
- a CDS encoding UPF0175 family protein, with amino-acid sequence MSVLISDETLRACQMEAVEFKQEIALLLFQAGRLTIGHASHLAQMPPNAFRELLKQRHIPLYVYDVEDFELDLKNLRGLGRL; translated from the coding sequence ATGAGTGTCCTCATTTCTGACGAAACCCTTCGCGCCTGCCAAATGGAAGCAGTCGAATTTAAGCAAGAAATTGCGCTACTGCTATTTCAAGCAGGTCGGCTAACGATTGGTCACGCCAGTCACCTTGCCCAGATGCCACCTAACGCCTTCCGGGAATTGCTCAAACAGCGCCACATCCCTTTGTATGTTTACGATGTTGAAGACTTCGAGCTAGATCTAAAAAATCTGCGGGGATTGGGTCGGTTGTGA
- the ilvA gene encoding threonine ammonia-lyase, biosynthetic codes for MLCDYLVQILTARVYDVAQETPLEYAPNLSARLNNKLLLKREDMQSVFSFKLRGAYNKMAQLPPDLLAQGVIAASAGNHAQGVALAARQLGTQAIIVMPVTTPQVKIDAVKARGGEVVLQGDTYDDAYAYARQLEADKGLTFIHPFDDPHVIAGQGTIGMEILRQYQQPIHAIFVAIGGGGLIAGIGAYVKRLRPDIKIIGVEPVDADAMNQSLKAGKRVRLPQVGLFADGVAVREVGEETFRLCQDYVDEIILVDTDDTCAAIKDVFEDTRSILEPAGALAIAAAKAYAEREQIQDQTLIAVACGANMNFDRLRFVAERAEFGERREAIFAVTIPEEPGSLRKFCDCMGKRNLTEFNYRIADEKEAHIFVGVQIQNRADAAKMAESFEACGFKTLDLTDDELTKLHLRHMVGGRSPLAHHELLYRFEFPERPGALMKFVGSMSPNWNISLFHYRNNGADYGRIVVGMQVPPHEMEQWQAFLDTLGYRYWDENKNPAYKLFLG; via the coding sequence ATGCTCTGCGACTACCTGGTACAAATCCTGACGGCTCGTGTCTACGATGTCGCGCAAGAAACGCCCCTAGAATACGCCCCCAACCTCTCAGCACGACTCAATAACAAACTCCTGCTCAAGCGGGAAGATATGCAATCCGTCTTTTCCTTCAAACTGCGGGGTGCTTACAACAAGATGGCGCAACTGCCGCCGGACTTGCTAGCACAAGGCGTCATTGCTGCATCTGCCGGGAACCATGCTCAAGGAGTCGCCCTTGCCGCCCGTCAGCTAGGAACACAAGCGATTATTGTCATGCCAGTCACTACACCTCAGGTGAAGATAGATGCCGTCAAAGCCCGTGGGGGAGAGGTGGTGTTGCAGGGGGATACCTACGATGATGCCTATGCCTATGCCCGTCAACTGGAAGCAGACAAGGGCTTAACCTTTATTCACCCTTTTGACGATCCGCATGTGATTGCCGGACAGGGAACCATTGGGATGGAAATTCTGCGGCAATACCAGCAACCCATCCATGCCATTTTTGTAGCAATTGGGGGTGGTGGATTGATTGCCGGTATAGGGGCGTATGTGAAACGGTTGCGCCCCGATATCAAGATTATAGGTGTTGAGCCAGTGGATGCCGATGCCATGAATCAATCGCTCAAAGCAGGGAAACGGGTGCGATTGCCTCAAGTGGGCTTATTTGCTGACGGGGTAGCGGTGCGGGAAGTGGGGGAAGAAACCTTCCGCCTATGTCAGGACTATGTCGATGAAATTATCCTGGTGGATACCGATGATACCTGTGCCGCGATTAAAGACGTGTTTGAGGATACGCGATCGATTTTAGAACCAGCCGGAGCACTTGCGATCGCAGCCGCTAAAGCCTATGCAGAACGAGAGCAAATCCAAGACCAAACCTTAATTGCCGTTGCCTGCGGTGCTAACATGAACTTCGATCGCCTCCGCTTTGTGGCAGAACGGGCAGAATTTGGCGAACGCCGCGAAGCCATCTTTGCCGTCACGATTCCCGAAGAACCGGGCAGTCTCCGCAAGTTCTGTGACTGTATGGGCAAACGCAACCTCACCGAGTTTAACTACCGCATTGCTGATGAAAAAGAAGCCCATATTTTTGTCGGTGTGCAAATCCAAAACCGTGCCGACGCGGCAAAGATGGCTGAATCCTTTGAAGCTTGTGGATTCAAAACCCTTGACTTAACCGATGACGAACTGACGAAACTGCATCTGCGGCACATGGTGGGCGGACGTTCTCCCCTCGCTCATCATGAATTACTCTACCGTTTTGAGTTTCCCGAACGTCCTGGTGCATTAATGAAGTTTGTCGGTTCCATGAGTCCCAACTGGAATATTAGTCTGTTTCACTACCGCAACAACGGGGCAGATTATGGGCGAATTGTAGTGGGAATGCAGGTGCCACCGCATGAGATGGAACAATGGCAGGCTTTTCTCGATACACTGGGTTATCGCTATTGGGATGAGAATAAGAATCCGGCTTACAAGCTGTTTTTGGGGTAG
- a CDS encoding alpha-amylase, with amino-acid sequence MADVNGTMMQYFHWYIPADGTLWEEVKNKAADLAQAGFTALWLPPAYKGQGGGYDVGYGVYDLFDLGEFNQKNSIRTKYGTREQLIAAVKAVQNAGMHAYADVVLNQKDGGDNPETVKALPFSTDNRNYPLSDWQHIEIYTNFTFPGRSGKHSSMEWHWWHFDAVNHRKDRLGDNSTVYLLEGKNFDNFVDLEKGNYSFLMACDLDMEQEQVQGELKYWGEWFLKTTGVNGFRLDAIKHIPSWFYKDWLNHVRHHAQQNLFTVGEYWSDNIAALHWYISATEGKMSLFDVPLHYNFHRASKLGGYYDMRNILNGTLMQQQPALAVTFVENHDSQPLQSLESVVESWFKPLAYAIILLRREGYPCVFYGDYYGAHYKDKGHEIWLDSHRWLIDKFLHARQNYAYGNQYDYFDDQNIIGWTRLGNQEHPKAMAVLMSDGPGGSKWMEVGKRNALFHDLTEHIKEPVHTNGDGWGEFRCKDGSVSVWLEQ; translated from the coding sequence ATGGCAGATGTTAATGGCACGATGATGCAGTATTTCCACTGGTACATCCCAGCCGATGGCACCTTGTGGGAGGAAGTTAAAAACAAAGCGGCAGACTTGGCTCAAGCCGGTTTTACAGCCTTATGGTTACCACCTGCGTATAAGGGTCAAGGCGGTGGGTATGATGTCGGTTATGGGGTTTACGATCTCTTCGATTTAGGTGAATTTAACCAAAAAAACTCAATACGCACCAAGTACGGCACACGAGAGCAGTTGATTGCCGCCGTCAAAGCCGTGCAGAATGCTGGAATGCACGCCTACGCCGATGTAGTCCTCAATCAAAAAGACGGCGGAGATAACCCTGAAACGGTCAAAGCACTACCCTTCAGCACAGATAACCGCAATTATCCATTGAGTGATTGGCAACACATTGAGATTTACACTAACTTTACCTTTCCAGGGCGTAGCGGTAAACACTCCAGTATGGAATGGCACTGGTGGCACTTTGATGCGGTTAACCACCGTAAGGATCGCTTGGGGGACAATAGTACGGTTTACCTCTTAGAGGGCAAAAACTTCGATAACTTCGTCGATTTGGAGAAAGGGAACTACTCCTTTCTCATGGCTTGTGACTTGGATATGGAACAGGAGCAAGTGCAGGGCGAACTTAAGTATTGGGGGGAGTGGTTCTTAAAGACGACGGGTGTCAATGGCTTCCGCCTCGATGCGATTAAGCATATCCCCTCCTGGTTTTATAAAGACTGGCTCAATCATGTGCGTCACCATGCACAGCAAAATTTATTTACCGTAGGTGAATACTGGTCAGACAACATTGCCGCGTTGCACTGGTATATTAGTGCGACAGAGGGAAAGATGTCGCTGTTTGATGTGCCACTGCATTACAACTTCCATCGTGCGAGTAAGCTGGGTGGATACTACGATATGCGGAACATATTGAACGGCACTCTGATGCAGCAGCAACCGGCACTCGCGGTTACCTTCGTGGAAAACCATGATAGTCAGCCGTTGCAATCGCTGGAATCTGTTGTTGAGTCATGGTTCAAGCCGTTGGCTTATGCCATCATCCTGCTGCGTCGAGAGGGCTACCCCTGCGTGTTCTATGGCGACTATTACGGAGCACATTACAAAGATAAGGGGCATGAAATCTGGCTGGATTCCCATCGCTGGCTGATCGACAAGTTCCTACATGCCCGCCAGAACTATGCTTATGGTAATCAGTATGACTACTTCGACGATCAAAACATCATCGGCTGGACGCGCTTAGGCAATCAAGAGCATCCTAAAGCCATGGCGGTACTGATGAGTGATGGGCCAGGGGGTAGCAAGTGGATGGAAGTCGGTAAGCGTAATGCGCTCTTCCATGACCTGACTGAGCATATCAAAGAACCTGTACACACCAATGGCGATGGTTGGGGCGAGTTCCGCTGCAAGGATGGGTCAGTTTCGGTATGGCTTGAACAATAG
- a CDS encoding ParA family protein yields MGLIIATVNMKGGVGKTTLTVNLATCLAKYHGKRVLVVDLDSQISATLSLMPPQEFAKVRREKRTLGQLIYKEIKPNSRIKRTTEEVIQSDICQIPELSLLPGDIDLYDEYLVSELLHKKASNNDNCDFSDVWNGFEEELIKGILEPVVNDYDFIILDCAPGYNLLTRSGIVASNFYLLPARPEPLSVVGIQLLERRIAKLKNSYGDDSCFNSQLLGIVFILSSGGLFDRYYKQVMQRVSAEFSPAQLFENRIPMDVNVAKAVDSFMPAVLATPNSSGSRAFVKLTEEFLQKVGSFDGLYPTSSAPMNLVNLE; encoded by the coding sequence ATGGGATTGATCATTGCCACAGTTAACATGAAGGGCGGTGTTGGGAAAACAACCCTCACCGTAAACTTGGCTACTTGCTTGGCAAAATATCACGGAAAGCGCGTTTTAGTAGTTGATTTAGATTCACAAATTAGCGCCACACTGAGTCTAATGCCGCCTCAAGAGTTTGCGAAGGTGAGGAGAGAAAAGCGCACGTTGGGTCAGCTCATTTATAAAGAAATAAAACCAAATAGTCGGATTAAACGGACAACAGAAGAGGTTATTCAATCCGATATCTGTCAAATTCCAGAACTGAGTTTGTTACCTGGAGATATTGACCTTTATGATGAATATTTAGTCTCTGAGCTTCTTCACAAAAAAGCTTCTAATAATGATAATTGTGATTTTAGTGATGTTTGGAATGGCTTTGAAGAAGAATTAATAAAGGGGATTTTAGAGCCTGTCGTTAATGACTACGATTTTATTATTCTCGACTGCGCTCCGGGTTACAATCTTCTAACTCGAAGTGGCATTGTTGCGAGTAACTTTTATTTACTACCAGCTAGACCAGAACCTTTATCCGTTGTGGGAATTCAGCTTTTAGAAAGACGGATTGCCAAGCTGAAAAACAGTTACGGTGATGATAGCTGTTTTAACTCTCAATTACTCGGAATTGTGTTTATTTTGTCGAGTGGTGGTCTTTTCGACAGGTATTACAAACAGGTGATGCAGCGAGTTAGCGCAGAATTCAGTCCGGCTCAACTGTTTGAGAATCGCATTCCGATGGATGTCAATGTGGCTAAAGCGGTGGATAGTTTTATGCCAGCTGTTCTGGCAACTCCCAATTCTTCGGGTTCTAGAGCATTCGTCAAGTTAACTGAAGAATTTTTACAGAAAGTGGGGAGTTTTGATGGTCTCTATCCAACCTCTTCTGCTCCGATGAATTTGGTTAATCTGGAGTAA
- a CDS encoding dynamin family protein codes for MSRQIVDEALQDYRSHLDKLLHNVHRLAADINHAELRETIENLRKNINEPFLFVVVGEVKAGKSSFINALLQAEVCETDIEPRTDSIQQIVYSDERFVQPMGPNLRKIGLPLEILKDISIVDTPGTNTVIQEHQIITERYIPNSDLTFFVLFGKNPYQKSAWDFLDFVSAEWRKKVVFILQQADLLKSADLERNIERVKEYANQKQIKSPIIFATSAERELNHEEGSGFSEVRDYIKDMVSSGESYKIKLRSVSGTTQKIIDALAGDIRALELQLETDKRTTESIKQKIEAGKTRSRYEIDNLVDRLVGRYDSISTRIKREFRESLAVFTVIRRSFAGIFNKQASMQAWIDEFKERCQRDLKSSLEEVSNEGAQHFVDGVRQLLEGLTQDLNSIQTTQIQSSSISLKILERRQEVIESVKCKVNRLFSEQGLIQSLSSNADNMAAEIVGGAFVAVGGMILRIIEFTVAEAILDAIGIAFAGIGIVVFAAGIVWQRNQIIRRFEQALDNEKDRFKADVTDRLNQKLSLIYEEVERIFVQFHDYVEREEQEIEPILDRYKAIQTNAQTVFSEIETKLR; via the coding sequence ATGAGCCGCCAAATTGTTGATGAAGCCTTACAAGATTATCGATCGCATTTGGACAAATTACTCCACAACGTCCATCGTCTAGCTGCTGACATCAACCATGCTGAGCTACGAGAAACCATTGAGAACCTTAGAAAAAATATCAATGAGCCTTTTCTATTTGTCGTAGTCGGTGAAGTGAAAGCAGGCAAAAGCAGCTTCATTAATGCTCTCTTACAAGCAGAGGTCTGTGAAACCGATATTGAACCCCGGACTGATTCGATTCAGCAAATCGTTTATTCTGATGAACGATTTGTCCAACCAATGGGACCAAACTTAAGAAAGATTGGCTTACCCCTTGAGATTCTCAAAGATATCTCGATTGTTGATACACCTGGAACCAATACTGTTATCCAGGAACATCAGATTATTACAGAACGATATATTCCCAACAGCGACCTAACCTTCTTTGTGTTGTTTGGCAAAAATCCGTATCAGAAAAGCGCTTGGGATTTTCTAGATTTTGTCAGTGCCGAATGGCGAAAAAAAGTTGTTTTTATTTTACAACAAGCTGACCTGCTAAAATCAGCCGATTTAGAGAGAAATATTGAACGAGTTAAAGAATATGCCAATCAAAAACAGATTAAGTCTCCCATAATATTTGCAACCTCGGCTGAGCGGGAACTAAATCATGAAGAAGGCAGCGGATTCAGTGAAGTTAGAGACTATATCAAAGATATGGTTTCTAGTGGGGAGAGTTATAAGATTAAACTGCGATCGGTTAGCGGAACCACTCAAAAAATTATTGATGCACTCGCGGGTGACATTCGGGCATTAGAACTTCAGCTAGAGACAGATAAGCGAACAACAGAAAGCATCAAACAGAAAATTGAAGCGGGTAAGACGCGATCGCGCTATGAAATTGACAACCTTGTAGATAGACTCGTCGGACGATACGACAGTATTTCAACCCGAATTAAACGTGAGTTTCGAGAAAGCCTAGCGGTATTTACCGTAATTCGGCGATCATTTGCTGGCATCTTCAATAAACAAGCCTCGATGCAGGCATGGATTGATGAATTTAAAGAACGCTGTCAGCGAGACTTGAAATCCTCACTTGAAGAGGTATCGAATGAAGGCGCACAGCACTTTGTTGATGGAGTTCGTCAACTCCTTGAGGGATTGACTCAAGACCTCAATAGCATCCAAACCACTCAAATTCAAAGTAGCAGCATTTCACTCAAAATTCTAGAACGTCGTCAAGAAGTCATTGAAAGTGTCAAATGCAAAGTGAATCGGCTCTTTAGTGAGCAAGGGCTGATCCAATCCTTGTCTTCCAATGCCGACAACATGGCTGCCGAAATTGTTGGAGGAGCGTTTGTTGCCGTTGGTGGGATGATTTTACGGATTATTGAGTTTACGGTTGCAGAAGCAATTCTAGATGCGATCGGGATTGCCTTTGCAGGTATCGGTATTGTGGTGTTCGCCGCTGGTATAGTATGGCAGAGGAATCAAATCATTCGTCGGTTTGAACAAGCGTTGGACAATGAGAAAGATAGGTTCAAAGCTGATGTGACCGATCGCTTAAATCAGAAACTTAGCCTCATCTACGAAGAAGTTGAGCGGATTTTTGTGCAATTCCATGACTACGTGGAACGGGAAGAACAAGAGATTGAACCCATTTTAGATAGATACAAAGCAATCCAAACTAATGCTCAGACGGTTTTTAGCGAAATAGAAACTAAATTAAGGTAG